One Anaerohalosphaeraceae bacterium DNA segment encodes these proteins:
- a CDS encoding RHS repeat-associated core domain-containing protein has protein sequence TGESQFTEADNLIFLRARYYDPDAGRFLQPDPLGLDPAGGGVNPFAPTSQYSDGMNAYEYVKNNPVNNVDPSGLMPFTECYVKCFTVGTFWCYRFSGPAHDKCIVGVGLTCAGICAWPLLPTFQCPSPEPPPPIFLPGDHFGRSVIDTFWTSLPRN, from the coding sequence TCACGGGCGAAAGCCAATTTACCGAGGCGGACAACCTGATTTTCCTCCGCGCCCGATATTATGACCCGGACGCCGGCCGGTTCCTCCAGCCCGACCCGCTGGGCCTTGACCCGGCCGGCGGAGGCGTCAACCCCTTCGCCCCGACAAGTCAGTACTCCGACGGAATGAATGCATATGAATATGTGAAAAACAATCCGGTAAACAACGTTGACCCCTCCGGCCTAATGCCTTTCACTGAATGCTATGTAAAGTGTTTTACCGTGGGAACTTTCTGGTGCTATCGATTTTCCGGTCCCGCCCATGATAAGTGTATTGTTGGAGTGGGGCTTACCTGTGCAGGGATTTGTGCCTGGCCTCTCTTGCCGACATTTCAGTGTCCTTCGCCTGAACCGCCTCCGCCCATTTTCCTGCCCGGTGATCACTTTGGCCGTTCTGTAATCGATACTTTTTGGACATCCTTGCCAAGAAATTAA